A window of Periplaneta americana isolate PAMFEO1 chromosome 9, P.americana_PAMFEO1_priV1, whole genome shotgun sequence genomic DNA:
aacgatgttgccggactgctgagcAAAAAAATACGTTTATTATTCCAATAAGCATTTTTCCTTTTAACGGAAAACGCTGATTGCATTTTTCTCACATAAATTCATTCCTGAACAAAATGAGCGCTTTTTCATACAGAGCTGACTAGTCTTTCAACATCGCACGTTCGCAGTACTTTTCTGAAGATACAGTAAAGTGGACCCGAttcctgtaacttctgtataCCTGGCTGTTAACGAAGTTGTTGGAGAGCACCAGGATGGTGAATCGGCTTCGCTGCATTGAGCGGACGATGTTGAGCGAGATGAAGGATCCCAGAATGAAATCCCTCTCATGCAGGCATAGGCGGAACTCCTCCTCGCAATTCTCCAATGTCGGAGTCATTTCTTCCAACACCCATTGTCTGTCAaaacgactgaaaaaaaaaacactttatgGAATTATTGCGAATGAGAATTTTCTTTCTCTACATTTACacaataacataattattttttatttatttatttatttatttgtttatttatttatatatttatttatttaattattcattcattcattcattcagtcattattccttcattttattcattcatccatccaccacTTCTTCACAATCAACACATTacgaagaataggcctacaatttaaaattacaattttcttaTACTGTATATCGAACTAGGGGGATCAAAATGAGATACCAGTATAATATGAAAACAGGTTGCATATATTTTAGTATAGGTTCCATAGctttatatattaatgacttattaaaaattgacttacaacaattcaatggtgttcattattcttatgcagatgacacagttttactttttggtggaaaaacctggtatgatacatatgagtagcttaatatcaaagacggacatctgtagtcttcatagttttgatctagaggcacttttttgtttcacagtgttctttgtagtattttatcacaatttatttttataaatgtagtgttacagtttgtatatagtttcaccataactgaaaaaagcttgaaaaaatatataaaaatccaCATTATCCTAATTTCATTtgaaggtcagatgtccgcctttgatattaagctactcatataataattcaaataatggacttgaattaataaaattatggtttTACATCAACGAATTATCTttatatcaacgaaaataaaaccataattatttcattctcattatctgaaaaatgtaacaaacctcctacatctatatcaagtattaaattacataactctgattgttaacttaaacattgtaaatgtccgattattaaggagtcctctgaagttaaatatttaggcgtaATTTTGACAATAGTTTAAAATGGAACTAACActtttacgtaaaataatattatatttgtttattattggaTGGGGtaacttatttaaaaccaattttaatccattttatttattacagaagaagataattaaaatatgtcttcataaacctattgattttccatctcaaaaattgcttTTAAACTTTAAGttacttaaaataagacaaatttattatattgtattaataaaattcattacataaaaatcgaaataactttgaattgtattctcatagttatgaaacaaaaggtatgaattctttaagattgttcgaaccaaaatgcaacactgctacagtatttaatcataatagtaatttagacctaagaatatataacaaatctatatatgtacatatcttaatgattaaaattcaaataattctaGTATCAAATGTAAAAAGTtgtgaaataatgaaaaattgtaaatttaaatttatatattcttattgcatagtaAAAAGTCGAAGACcacgttggcttggacacgttttacggcgtgatgaagactctcttctacgaaaagctttcaaatattctccaagatgtaagagacctcttggtagacctcgtctccATTGGCAGGACCAAGTGtatgataatctttgtacagtgggaggacgacaagaagatgcagagaacagagcTGAATGccgatatatcgtgaatgaggctaaaaaccttTTAGGTTTTGAAATGACCTAGATTGTTTgattattgcgtagtagacataaaacaaattgtattatacacttccaaaagcactgtttcattaccatccgcatggcaaaagatctctaggtcgcccgaagaagagatggactgaaaatccTAGTTTGAGacagtaacaggccactcggcctaatacttgttaggaagacgacgacgacgtattatacacttcttaatttaaaatcaggaatccgTCCTTAAGCACGAGTTCTTCTCTTTCATAtgtgagctaaaattttatctgtctatactatattttatgttacaaatattagcaaaataaaataatttaaaaaatatgtatatgcGAAATTCTCATTTCATTCTGATTCTGAAGAAGGGTATGAAGagttaattttgagaaatgacaAAAAGAGAATAATTTATAAGAAAAGAGTTCttgattattatcattacataCATATACTTAAGAGTTAAgcccatgggcaagtctttcacagcaaaaccaacatcctccaatctttcctattttcttccttcctcttagtttccgtattattattattattattattattattattattattattattattattattattattattattattacatatacatAAGTATTGAgcccatgggcaagtctttcacagcaaactcaacattctccaatctttcctattttctgctttcctcttagtttccgtattattattattattattattattattattattattattattattattattattatcattattattattattatcaacattacatacatataaataagagttcagcccatgggcaagtctttcacagcaaacccaacattctccaatctttcctattttctgccttctcttagtttccgtattattattattattattattattattattattattattattattattattattattattatatgcctgTGAATTCAAGAACACATTCTCTAAAAGAAATGGATCATGTACTCATATAACCACCCAACAAAACGTCTATTTTTTTCCAAACTTTGAAGCGTTCAAGAAGCCAAATCAAAATCTCTCTTCAATAAGCTACTATTCTCAGCGGCAAATCTCCTGCATACAAGGACAACCAATCAGAGCTCACTGCAGCGTTGTAATGTAGATGGATTGTGCGAGTGACGTCTCGTGTCAGAGAGAGACGGCGATACCGgagccagagagagagagagagaaatcagtTTCCCGCTGCATTAAATTTATCGCGTTATAGCTCCTAAGGTAATTAATCAATCccgctgtaatttttatgattgatagGTAAATATCTgaagaaagcatagaaaaaattcgaaatcaaaatatgttttggaaatatagaaaaaatgtaACTTCGTAGTGATCTGTTCAAAAATAGACATtaacaccttcaaaagttggtaagcgataaacttttttgtttttcacgttagatggggtcaaagtgagagaaatgttgagaaagaataagaatcacttttaaaattattgctactcaaaatctttactggtttccgagttacggcgagttaaacgaCCATTTTCTCTTTGTCGAAGGACTCAAGACTCAgccttttgtctgttaaaagaggaagaacgctggaatattgaaaaaaaaaaaaaactcgtgaaTTCTAAATATCAATTGTGCGTGGCCTGCGTAAAACACaaccttttgtctctcttttATCACTACCATTTGCTCTACTGAACGACAAGGTGtgacataaatattttttcacatgAACGAGAAATGACCTGCTGTTTatggaaatataaatacagaAGAAGAATGATAAGAGTGTGTCAGCTTGACCGTgtgtatttcttttctgttttcttgtatCTACGTGTCTTGAGTGATGCAGGCGTTCTAAACAATAGAGCTATTCTTCTTGGGTGCATTAAGATGGAACACTGCGCTATAATCCAAATCCTTGTAATAATTGTACAGAAGGAACGGTTTGATATAAAATTACGGTTTTTTTTCGGACGTACTTATAAATGCATTCTCTTTATATCTGGCAAGCTactgaatttcagaattaaataaatgcccgactgcagagccttcttcagttacaagccggagccatacgtcggcaacactgtaattaactgtcagccGAAGGCCGAccatacagtacacgtgtttgtgctaatgccgattttcaacgtaaattaatgttacaatataagtgcgtgtcgatggaattatgttcgcggtcgtaccaaacgttaattgttgatgtattataaactatgtGCGTGTTGGCAATAAAATCAAGacactaaatgaaaaaaaaaatggttccagcctttggaaatttttacggttagtgatgacaaagtaaatattaaatattgtattaactacatttttatagtcttacttgtggtttgtgatgtatcagaattctagccaaattgttgggtctcgcctactatatcaataaagttacgccgttgattttcaagttcattgtaaacagctgttttgtgatcccataaaataagttgcagttttgaagattcggaatgcctgctatacgtcagcactatctataatttgtagatgcatacactcactttgttggttttcaaggtttattcattaatattattctttttgtaataaattagttataaacatgtctcttttcacttcgtatttacaggatgtAAAGTTTACtaagtttacgctaattgacacatatttaatagataatgatgtgttttgttacgtatgttgaatgtatttttcttaattttttcatacttggccttggcctatttaaaattatatttttaaaaatttataacaaataatttaggataacagtattgttatgatgactggcgaggttcaaactaaaactggcttcctgggtatCGACAGATCACATGgaattaaaatgtaggcctatatgatattctagacctttcacgtcagaggtgaaacagtgTAAAGcgacaaaacattgtcaatttaatagtcacataatggttaattgattttaatagggtattgcgaaaatacgtcgttattttattttatttttggtagaagtaacatttctttaagtatttatttattttccctagtATCATCAATTGAAAACacttatgattttaatttttttgaaattataattgcatGTATGCAAGTATTTAGGCAGTATTaccatatcttacttacttacaaatggcttttaaggaacccgaaggttcattgccgccctcacataagcccgccagcggtccctgtaaattacgtacatcaatacgctgaatcttgatcatatgcacttagttttgtatcaattaatgtcgaaaatgtacacgtgacaacaaaatcaaagcactaaaacgtcaaacgtcatgcctttatttcgcctccgcccgcctccactctgcgttgccaaacctgcggcttgtaactaaagaaggctatGCCTACCGCCAACGTCCCCTTTGGTAGCAATACTCCTTTATTAGGCAACGCTGCATTTCTGTGATTCCCGGAAGCTGTGAACCCGCTGAAGGTCATCTGCAGGAGATTTACCGCCAAGAATATAGCTTTCTCTcctgttaaaaaaatgtcataaattcattaaACATACCTGTAAGattttgaaagacatgttggttcagaaaagtgtgaatacaattaataattatatatatatatatatatatatatatatatatatatatatatatatatataagtttgaaaagtgtatttgactgaaaacttatatataattattaatacctGTAAGAAACGAAGGCGTCATACTCGAAATCTTCGGTATGTTCCACTGAATCTCGTGTCTTCTTCTCCTTCAACAGGAACATGACATATGCAATCTCAAATTTATACCTGCGATGCAGTAAATAAAGCACGACACCAAGCACAAGAAATGAACCAGCAGTGCTACCTGCTACAACCCAGTAGTTAATTACTCGATTGAAACATGTATCCGGCATATAGGCGTCTAAAATTGTGTGTAAAGACAAATTGTCAGACCTCGTACACATTGGAATGCCTTTCTCTCTAAGCAGGAGTATTTCCACAACTCTTGACTCCTTTTTCAAATTCTGATACCAGATTTTGAACTCTTCCACATGACAATCCATACATTGAAAAGGATTTTCCCCCAAATCAACGCTTGCTAAGGGCTTCATGGAGGCCCCCATGGTCTTTGTAATTGTCGGCATTAAATTGTATGATAAATTTAAGTTGTCAACCCATGTATGATGCATCGTTGTGAATTCATTGtattttgaagaaatgtcatgtTTTGCAAACACAAACGGGTCAGACCAACTTTTTATAAAGTTGTGTGAAAGATCCAATTCAGAAACTGTTCCCGACGACAAAATATCGCCAGGATACCTGAGTTTATTGTAAGAAAGATCAATATATTGCAGAACTTTCTTCAACCCGAGTTCAAGTTTAGGTCCTTCTCTGAGATTTAGATGTGAGAGATTTATACATCTTAATTCTGGAAATCCAACAAATAATTTAGGCGGTAtaagtttcatattatttccCGATAAATTTATGTTTCGAAGTGAAAGTTGTTCTCGAAAGATCTTTCCGTCGCTCAAATCCGAAATTCCACAGTTACTTATATCAAGGTGTTGCAAACGGATATGTGACACAGAATTATTTCCTCCAAGTATAAGGTGATGAAGGTATTCCAAGCTTTTCAAATTTGTATGGGAAAATGAAAGCCAGGTTAGATTTGTCAAATTGTGGAGAATATTGCTAAATTGCAATTGGCTGTAGTTGAGAATATTTCCAGATAAATCAAGATGTTTAAGATTAGGGAGAAGAGATATCCCTTCTGGAATCATTTGGATCTTGGTGGAAGAAAGACTGAGATCTTCAATATTTGGTGCTTCTTGGAAGTTGCCTGAAACAGAACAATAATTTAGGGTCAAGTACAAcgtgatttatatattttgtttttagattttaaaCAAGTATATGACAGTAGCATTTATAATATTATGACTAGAATCCTGCGTCTCGTTACCTCTTCAAAGAAACCCGCAACAATGCAAGTATGTATGAAGTAATGCTTGTTGGCATCCAACGCTACTTaattcaggtctgctgttcagtgaacatacaaaaacaaaacaaagctatacGGTTAGAATTGAGTGccccaatagaagaatttgatagCGAGAACGTCattaggaaaaaaagaaaatatattttatcagaaagaaggaaaaatgtttcacttcaaatacttaaaatgtttacagtcattgattgtaatgtgtATGCCTAGATATTCATAAAgcacgtgctcataatttgtttcattttaagtttgtgctgacatttatattttttaatttgttaattccaaattttaattagatctaaagtatttagatgcgttttacttattctaAAAATCAGAGGTAGACAAATTCTGGGCGCcaggtagccatggcgactaaTAATGTTTATATAGCGCCTAgataatgaattgaatttttttaagattcatttatgtcactacgactaatacataatgttaacaaaatcgGTTGTaggatttttaaattaatgtcgTTACATTTGTTGCTCATATCAAGATATTGTCCTTTTTATATTACAAAAGAAGGCTGTTAGAATTTTATGGGGTAGTAATGAAGTAGCACACTGAAAACCATTGTTTATTAGATTTCAAATTATGACACTTTGCATATTTTGAGCTTGTTACATGTTAAAAGAAATTAATCTGGATGCTTTTGAGAGGAAAATATTAAGGAGAATATATAGGCCAAAGCAAGAAAATGGAGAATGGAGAATAAGATTTAATAAAGGAATCTATGaattacacagggacatcattttagttttactttttGAGAGGAAAATATTAAGGAGAATGTATAGGCCAAAGCAAGAAAATGTAGAATGGAGAATAAGATTTAATAAAGGAATCtgttaattatacagggacatcattttagttttactaacatttccaatattaacctggctatacctttggatcaacggttgagaaccggaaacaccgtttgatacccccttccacgactgagttcgatgatactgacgtaatatacaaacaaatcactttactaggtatatgagggaagaaaagtagttcatccatttacgtaaactaggaaatatcacgcttttgagtttgataattttcattaggtttttgtttaatcaaaatacagtacagtattaacaatgagtgtttttactcacgaactgagctgtccatgcggacgtattcattatgaagtgtaggcctatattatactgtctacagcacattagcgtacaatatagagaatgaagttaagttgaaaataattataatatggatatttaaacacatttttcgattcatgttgaaataattctgtacgtactttgtaaaagagtaccttacgtactgtgaattcaatcttcacttctgggaaatcacgtgacagttaattacttaacgaggcccttttttttaagttattttaaagagttgtatgggtataatattacgtaaacgtccaattcctaacagaaattaatgttctcagaaaagagctaagacagcccagccactagcctttacagagaggcgaatagaagaaggtggggaaaaccggaatgcgacgtaggcaaatcgacgacagtacctatgcgaaaataattcaatattgaaagctctttcgttactggaaaacgcgaacatatttttggaacgtactgtttactatgaccgtaaggctactatgactgtatatgcggacttggatctgtgtggaggacggttgaaccacagtctactatatacagtcacgaagcttggggtgattttttgcatttctcgcgatagttgctagccgcttggagcgctgtgagtactaggaacaatagactgtgtcactgccatcgtgatctaatacaggccgtaaggcagaccatgtgactcgcttaacccgatcacgacgggcgacgtttcaaccatatatattaattggaatgcataaagagtaacatatatttctctaaaatgtagtgtaattgcattaataaaatttaaacaatgattaggagacacttcagacataattccttgcgagttaaggagtaatattatttttggtgtgaaaattacgttgttcgtatgtgtaatacctgcctttatttggattaaatattgtgaaattcttatacattcatttatgcacgattcaataattttcagttgcaccgcatgaATATTTagttatgttgaaattataggttatgttaactgtaccagttgcccatttctgtctaattttagtggtctttgaaaataatatataaaccttatgtatttcatatttcaatagtggaaggaaagtgttaattttttcaaaagaatgcgatatcgaaagtacaatacattttatcgtctgttgGGCAAaggatctgtgatgaggcgatagtagcgatcctggtgttagcaactatctatggatgcgtatttcaactatatatgtttgcatatttagtaagtattgagcttcgtgactgtatatactagattgtggttgaacttcattagtagaagaggtgggagtgaagtacattcagaaactgaggtacaataaaaatcgaagtaaaaataaaatgatgtccctgtacaaagaagTTAAACTATCTGTATTCATTAAAGAGACTCCAGTGGGCTGGGCATGTTCGTTAGGATGGAGGAAGAAAGGGTTCCAAGAAAAGCATTGGAACATATAATTTTGGAGAAGAGAGGTAGAGGAAGACGGAGGAATAGATGGGAGGACGCAGTGCGAGAGGATGCAAGGAGCCTGTTAGGTATGGGAAGTTGGAAAACAAGGGCAAGGAACGGAGGGAATGGAGGCGAAGGATTGAGGAGGCCAGGGTTCAATTTGGACTGTAGCGCCAAGGAAGAAGAAGACGAACATGACAATGTATTCTGTAATATAGTTATTCCACTATATTCGTACCTAttttaagaaggaggacaagactaactgtagtaactttcgaggaatatcacttttgttgacgtcgtacaaaattttgtcgaatatccttttgagaagattatctccatatgtagattaaattattggtgatcatcagtgtgattttaggcgtaataaattgACTATTgatcaatttttttgtattcgacagatattggagaaaaaatgggagtataagggtacagtacatcagttattcatagatttcaaaaaggcgtatgactcggttaagagaggagttttatataatattcttattgaatttggtatacccaagaaactagttcgattaattaaaatgtgtcttagtgaaacgtacagcagagtccgaataggccagtttctatctgatgcttttccaattcactgcaggctaaagcagggagatgcactatcacctttactttttaactttgctttagaatatgccattaggaaagtccagaataacagagagggtttggaattgaacgggttacatcagcttcttgtctatgcggatgacgtgaatatgttaggagaaaaccctcaaacgattagggaaagcacggaaattttacttgaagcaagtaaagcgatcggtttggaagtaaatcccgaaaagacaaagtatatgattatgtctcgtgaccagaatattgtacgaaatggaactataaaaattagagatttatccttcgaagaggtggaaaaattcaaatatcttggagcaacagtaacaaatataaatgacactagggaggaaattaaacgcagaataaatatgggaaatgcctgttattattcggttgagaagcttttgtcatctagtcttctgtcaaaaaatctgaaagttagaatttataaaacagttatgttaccggttgttctgtatggttgtg
This region includes:
- the LOC138706572 gene encoding uncharacterized protein isoform X2 is translated as MATCVVKLLFLTAFAMRLRCTFADSETKISQSNGTQEQTILRSDITENVSLVDHEAEEIEDEEERKRRDAWRTHMRYISSNVTKVLRSGDPSTLARFNISHCDFGISTSFVVCEFIGEALDFRPFKRYDFHLHFAITFRTIADNCVNIINNVQTENNGTTSATAETNTETSEQGLTHEAHCLLKLWEVRMTKVDGDNKRKYLSSGPLGPDFFLFLSLGLERLQWEMDFASEVAVGVLFLSSACPNMNRNQSTCVQRVEFINFPGIFEFYGKRQITYDEVFWDAFRSIAVDILGGHNASLNMLCMSDIDIDRYIAPFLNGTELSSLSITGHKNWTTVKGIMENLPHLKYLDLSNNNLMYIDTSNFQEAPNIEDLSLSSTKIQMIPEGISLLPNLKHLDLSGNILNYSQLQFSNILHNLTNLTWLSFSHTNLKSLEYLHHLILGGNNSVSHIRLQHLDISNCGISDLSDGKIFREQLSLRNINLSGNNMKLIPPKLFVGFPELRCINLSHLNLREGPKLELGLKKVLQYIDLSYNKLRYPGDILSSGTVSELDLSHNFIKSWSDPFVFAKHDISSKYNEFTTMHHTWVDNLNLSYNLMPTITKTMGASMKPLASVDLGENPFQCMDCHVEEFKIWYQNLKKESRVVEILLLREKGIPMCTRSDNLSLHTILDAYMPDTCFNRVINYWVVAGSTAGSFLVLGVVLYLLHRRYKFEIAYVMFLLKEKKTRDSVEHTEDFEYDAFVSYRRESYILGGKSPADDLQRVHSFRESQKCSVA